One Corynebacterium tuberculostearicum DNA window includes the following coding sequences:
- the rpsA gene encoding 30S ribosomal protein S1 — protein sequence MPSSNTPQVAINDIGTAEDFLAAVDATIKYFNDGDIVEGTVVKVDHDEVLLDIGYKTEGVIPSRELSIKHDVNPDEVVEVGDEVDALVLTKEDKEGRLILSKKRAQYERAWGAIEELQAKEEPVTGTVIEVVKGGLILDIGLRGFLPASLVEMRRVRDLEPYIGQELEAKIIELDKQRNNVVLSRRAYLEQTQSEVRSEFLHQLQKGQVRKGVVSSIVNFGAFVDLGGVDGLVHVSELSWKHIDHPSEVVTVGDEVTVEVLDVDLDRERVSLSLKATQEDPWRVFARTHAVGQIVPGKVTKLVPFGAFVRVEEGIEGLVHISELAQRHVEVPDQVVTVGQEVMVKVIDIDLERRRISLSVKQADEDYTEEFDPSKYGMADSYDEQGNYVFPEGFDPETNEWKEGFDEQRQAWEARYAESERRFNLHTAQIERNRAAAAEAAESAESSNYSSDSSDAAPASEAQAEVGGSLASDEQLAALRDKLAGN from the coding sequence ATGCCATCTTCTAACACCCCGCAGGTTGCGATTAACGATATCGGAACCGCAGAGGACTTCCTCGCAGCTGTAGACGCCACCATCAAGTACTTCAACGATGGTGACATTGTCGAGGGTACCGTCGTCAAGGTTGACCACGACGAGGTACTGCTGGACATCGGATACAAGACCGAAGGCGTTATCCCTTCCCGCGAGCTGTCCATCAAGCACGACGTCAACCCGGACGAGGTTGTTGAGGTCGGCGATGAGGTTGACGCACTTGTTCTCACCAAGGAGGACAAGGAAGGTCGCCTGATCCTGTCCAAGAAGCGTGCACAGTACGAGCGCGCATGGGGCGCCATCGAGGAGCTGCAGGCCAAGGAAGAGCCTGTTACCGGTACCGTTATCGAGGTTGTCAAGGGCGGCCTCATCCTGGATATCGGCCTGCGTGGCTTCCTGCCTGCATCCCTCGTTGAGATGCGTCGCGTCCGTGACTTGGAGCCGTACATCGGCCAGGAGCTGGAAGCAAAGATCATCGAGCTGGACAAGCAGCGCAACAACGTTGTTCTGTCCCGCCGTGCGTACCTGGAGCAGACCCAGTCCGAGGTTCGCTCCGAGTTCCTGCACCAGCTGCAGAAGGGCCAGGTCCGCAAGGGCGTTGTTTCCTCCATCGTCAACTTCGGCGCCTTCGTCGATCTCGGCGGTGTCGACGGCCTGGTTCACGTTTCCGAGCTGTCCTGGAAGCACATCGACCACCCATCTGAGGTTGTCACCGTTGGTGACGAGGTAACCGTTGAGGTTCTGGATGTCGATCTGGACCGCGAGCGCGTTTCCCTGTCCCTGAAGGCTACCCAGGAAGATCCGTGGCGCGTATTCGCCCGCACCCACGCTGTGGGCCAGATCGTTCCGGGCAAGGTCACCAAGCTCGTTCCGTTCGGTGCCTTCGTTCGCGTCGAGGAGGGCATCGAGGGCCTGGTTCACATCTCCGAGCTGGCTCAGCGCCACGTCGAGGTTCCGGACCAGGTTGTCACCGTTGGCCAGGAGGTTATGGTCAAGGTCATCGACATCGATCTCGAGCGTCGTCGTATCTCCCTGTCCGTTAAGCAGGCAGACGAGGACTACACCGAAGAGTTCGATCCGTCCAAGTACGGCATGGCTGACTCCTACGACGAGCAGGGCAACTACGTCTTCCCTGAGGGCTTTGACCCTGAGACCAACGAGTGGAAGGAAGGCTTCGACGAGCAGCGTCAGGCTTGGGAGGCACGCTACGCAGAGTCCGAGCGTCGCTTCAACCTGCACACCGCTCAGATTGAGCGCAACCGCGCCGCAGCCGCTGAGGCTGCTGAGTCTGCAGAGTCCTCCAACTACTCCTCTGATTCCTCCGATGCAGCTCCGGCATCCGAGGCTCAGGCAGAGGTTGGCGGCTCCCTGGCTTCCGACGAGCAGCTCGCCGCACTGCGCGACAAGCTCGCTGGCAACTAA
- a CDS encoding glucose PTS transporter subunit IIA, which translates to MASIKDTSTRIVESIGGADNITSLTHCATRLRFQLADAGKVDQEKLDSDPAVLGTVPHGAHGYQVVMGGGVADYYNEIIKQPGVHASSDKEASSKKEYDGVRGKYDWVDYCFEFLSDTFRPVLWALLGASLIIMLLILADTAHIQDFRAPLEEQPEGFRLAHAMFQSVFYFLPVMVGATAAQKLGANMWVSAAIPAALLTPEFMSLGGQGDTVNVFGLPLVINSYGSQVFPPILAAIGLYWVEKGLKKIIPSAVHMVFVPFFSLLIMIPATAFLLGPFGIGVGNGISWVLYQINDFSPFILAIVIPLLYPFLVPMGLHWPLNVIMIQNIATYGYDFIQGPMGAWNFACFGVVGAVMVISFREKNNAMRQVSIGAFAAGILGGVSEPSLYGILLRFRRSYYRLLPGCAVGGAIIGIFDVRAEAFVFTSALTTGAMTPQLGYVLGITAAFLTSFFLTLFFGYRTAEEKQADLERIAREQGESVDDVAARSDFKSTKTEKGVSSNAGGAVAASAAGTAATGVAAKQAGKEDIVLDSPLEGEAVDLSEVPDPIFAGAKLGPGMAVQPTGTTVYAPADGKVLTVQKSGHAVGLSLDNGVQLLIHVGLDTVELGGEGFDVHVEKKQRISAGDKLISFDPEFIRSKGYNLITPVVVTNATKFGAVSGEAGPVTPSDDLLRIPPKPEEAAE; encoded by the coding sequence GTGGCATCTATCAAGGACACTTCCACCCGCATCGTTGAAAGTATCGGCGGCGCCGACAACATCACGTCGCTGACGCACTGCGCAACGCGCCTGCGCTTCCAACTTGCCGATGCGGGGAAAGTTGACCAAGAAAAGCTCGATAGCGACCCAGCGGTGCTTGGTACCGTGCCCCACGGTGCTCACGGCTACCAGGTAGTCATGGGCGGCGGCGTTGCAGACTACTACAACGAGATCATTAAGCAGCCCGGTGTGCATGCTTCCAGCGACAAAGAGGCGTCCTCCAAGAAGGAGTATGACGGTGTTCGCGGTAAGTATGACTGGGTAGATTACTGCTTCGAGTTCCTCTCTGATACTTTCCGCCCCGTCCTATGGGCATTGCTGGGCGCCTCGCTCATCATCATGCTGCTCATCCTGGCGGACACAGCACACATCCAGGATTTCCGGGCACCGCTGGAGGAGCAACCAGAGGGCTTCCGGCTGGCTCATGCCATGTTCCAGTCGGTCTTCTATTTCTTGCCCGTAATGGTCGGTGCGACCGCGGCGCAGAAGCTGGGCGCGAATATGTGGGTCTCCGCAGCTATTCCCGCGGCACTTTTGACCCCCGAATTTATGTCGCTGGGTGGGCAAGGCGATACCGTCAACGTATTTGGCCTGCCGCTGGTCATCAATTCCTACGGCTCCCAGGTATTCCCGCCCATTTTGGCTGCAATCGGCCTGTACTGGGTGGAAAAGGGACTAAAGAAGATCATCCCGAGTGCAGTTCATATGGTCTTCGTGCCGTTCTTCTCCCTGCTCATTATGATTCCGGCAACAGCCTTCCTGCTCGGCCCGTTCGGCATTGGCGTGGGCAATGGCATTTCCTGGGTCCTGTACCAAATCAATGATTTCTCGCCGTTCATCCTGGCTATCGTCATTCCGCTGCTGTACCCATTCCTCGTTCCGATGGGCCTGCACTGGCCGCTGAATGTCATCATGATTCAGAACATCGCAACCTACGGCTACGACTTCATCCAAGGCCCGATGGGCGCATGGAACTTCGCCTGCTTCGGCGTCGTTGGCGCAGTCATGGTTATCTCCTTCAGGGAAAAGAACAATGCCATGCGCCAGGTTTCTATTGGTGCCTTCGCAGCGGGCATCCTCGGCGGCGTGTCTGAGCCTTCCCTCTATGGCATCTTGTTGCGCTTCCGCCGCAGCTACTACCGGTTGCTGCCAGGTTGTGCGGTAGGCGGCGCAATCATCGGTATCTTCGATGTCCGCGCTGAGGCCTTTGTCTTTACCTCTGCACTGACCACTGGCGCTATGACGCCGCAGCTGGGCTACGTTCTTGGTATCACGGCTGCATTCCTTACCTCTTTCTTCCTGACCCTGTTCTTTGGCTACCGCACGGCGGAAGAAAAGCAGGCAGACTTGGAGCGCATCGCCCGCGAACAGGGCGAATCCGTGGATGACGTAGCTGCTCGTTCGGATTTCAAGTCCACTAAGACCGAAAAGGGCGTGTCCTCGAATGCGGGTGGCGCCGTTGCTGCCAGCGCTGCGGGCACTGCTGCTACTGGTGTTGCCGCCAAGCAGGCTGGCAAGGAGGACATCGTGTTGGATTCCCCTCTGGAGGGCGAGGCAGTTGACCTTTCGGAAGTCCCAGATCCTATCTTTGCTGGGGCAAAGCTGGGGCCTGGTATGGCAGTCCAGCCAACTGGCACTACCGTCTATGCGCCTGCCGACGGCAAGGTGCTCACCGTTCAAAAGTCCGGCCATGCGGTAGGCCTTAGCCTCGACAATGGCGTGCAACTGCTCATTCACGTAGGCCTCGATACCGTGGAACTGGGCGGCGAAGGCTTCGACGTGCACGTGGAAAAGAAGCAACGCATTTCCGCGGGCGATAAATTGATTAGCTTTGACCCAGAATTCATCCGTTCCAAGGGCTATAACCTGATTACTCCGGTTGTGGTCACTAACGCCACCAAGTTCGGCGCGGTCTCCGGTGAAGCCGGCCCGGTTACCCCGAGTGATGACTTGCTCCGCATTCCCCCGAAGCCGGAGGAAGCAGCGGAATAA
- the uvrB gene encoding excinuclease ABC subunit UvrB: MAFAAEHPLIPNSEHRVVSEVERTPGEFQVVSEYEPAGDQPAAIAELNERLNRDERDVVLMGATGTGKSATAAWLIEKQQRPTLVMAPNKTLAAQLANELRQLLPHNAVEYFVSYYDYYQPEAYIAQTDTYIEKDSSINEDVERLRHSATSALLSRRDVVVVSSVSCIYGLGTPQSYLDRSVIISVDEELDRDRFLRLLVDIQYERNDVGFTRGTFRAKGDTVDIIPAYEERAVRIEFFGDDIDSLYYIHPVTGDVIEEVDEVRIFPATHYVAGPERMEKAVAAIKEELAERLEDLENRGKLLEAQRLRMRTEYDLEMIEQVGFCSGIENYSRHVDGRPAGSAPATLLDYFPEDFLTIIDESHVTVPQIGGMFEGDMSRKRNLVEFGFRLPSAVDNRPLTFDEFEQRVGQTVYMSATPGDFELTSSDGEYVEQVIRPTGLVDPKVNVKPTKGQIDDLIDEVRTRISQQERVLVTTLTKRMAEDLTDYLLEQGIKVRYLHSDIDTLQRVELLRQLRLGEFDVLVGINLLREGLDLPEVSLVAILDADKEGFLRSTTSLIQTIGRAARNVSGEVIMYADKITDSMQEAIEETERRREKQIAYNKEHGIDPQPLRKKIADILDQVYEDGGEEESNSDPSAVVEKRDISSMATDEVQALIDDLSAQMGAAARELKFELAGRLRDEIADLKKELRGLKEAGI, from the coding sequence ATGGCTTTTGCTGCTGAACATCCTCTTATTCCAAATTCCGAGCACCGCGTCGTCAGCGAGGTCGAGCGCACCCCAGGTGAGTTTCAGGTTGTCTCTGAATACGAGCCGGCCGGCGACCAGCCCGCTGCTATTGCAGAGCTCAATGAACGCCTCAACCGCGACGAGCGCGATGTCGTACTCATGGGTGCTACCGGTACAGGTAAGTCCGCCACCGCTGCGTGGTTGATCGAAAAACAGCAACGGCCCACGCTGGTAATGGCACCAAATAAGACTCTGGCAGCGCAGCTAGCGAACGAGCTACGTCAACTCTTGCCGCATAACGCGGTGGAGTACTTCGTTTCTTATTATGACTACTACCAGCCAGAGGCTTATATTGCGCAGACGGATACCTATATTGAAAAGGACTCGTCCATCAACGAGGACGTAGAGCGCCTGCGCCACTCGGCTACTTCGGCCCTGCTGTCCCGCCGAGACGTGGTGGTTGTGTCCTCCGTGTCGTGCATTTATGGCTTGGGTACCCCGCAGTCCTATTTGGATCGCTCAGTCATTATTTCCGTGGACGAGGAGTTGGACCGAGACCGATTCCTGCGTTTGTTGGTGGATATCCAATACGAACGCAACGACGTGGGATTTACCCGCGGTACATTCCGTGCCAAGGGCGACACGGTCGATATCATTCCGGCTTATGAGGAACGCGCAGTGCGCATTGAATTCTTCGGTGATGATATTGATTCTCTCTACTACATTCACCCCGTCACTGGCGATGTCATCGAGGAAGTAGACGAGGTGCGTATCTTCCCCGCGACCCACTACGTGGCAGGACCCGAACGCATGGAAAAGGCCGTAGCCGCCATCAAAGAGGAATTGGCCGAGCGCCTCGAAGACCTAGAAAACCGCGGCAAACTGCTTGAGGCACAACGACTTCGCATGCGCACCGAATACGATCTAGAAATGATCGAGCAGGTAGGTTTTTGCTCCGGCATCGAGAACTACTCCCGCCACGTCGATGGCCGTCCGGCCGGCTCCGCGCCGGCAACGCTGCTGGATTACTTCCCCGAGGATTTTCTCACCATTATTGACGAGTCTCACGTCACGGTTCCACAGATCGGCGGCATGTTCGAGGGAGATATGTCCCGCAAGCGCAACCTGGTGGAGTTCGGTTTCCGGCTGCCCTCCGCAGTGGATAACCGCCCGCTGACCTTTGATGAGTTTGAACAGCGTGTGGGACAAACCGTCTATATGTCTGCCACCCCAGGTGACTTTGAACTTACGTCCTCGGACGGTGAGTACGTGGAGCAGGTGATTCGCCCGACTGGTCTGGTGGATCCGAAGGTTAACGTCAAACCCACTAAGGGCCAGATTGATGACCTTATTGATGAGGTACGCACCCGCATTTCGCAGCAAGAGCGTGTACTGGTGACCACGCTGACCAAGCGTATGGCAGAAGACCTCACCGATTACCTGCTGGAGCAGGGGATTAAGGTGCGCTACTTGCACTCGGATATCGACACTTTGCAGCGCGTCGAGCTCTTGCGGCAATTGCGTCTAGGCGAGTTTGATGTGCTGGTGGGCATTAACCTTCTGCGTGAGGGCCTTGACCTCCCCGAGGTATCGCTCGTTGCCATCTTGGATGCAGACAAGGAAGGTTTCTTGCGCTCTACCACCTCGCTCATCCAGACCATTGGCCGTGCTGCCCGTAACGTCTCTGGCGAGGTGATTATGTATGCCGATAAAATCACCGATTCGATGCAGGAGGCAATCGAGGAGACGGAGCGACGCCGCGAAAAGCAGATAGCCTATAACAAGGAACATGGCATTGACCCGCAGCCTTTGCGGAAGAAGATTGCCGATATCCTTGACCAGGTCTATGAAGACGGTGGGGAAGAAGAGTCCAACTCTGACCCCTCTGCAGTGGTGGAGAAGCGGGATATTTCCAGCATGGCTACCGATGAGGTGCAGGCGCTTATCGACGACCTCTCGGCCCAAATGGGTGCCGCCGCGCGCGAGCTCAAGTTCGAATTGGCTGGACGCCTGCGCGATGAGATTGCTGATCTAAAGAAGGAATTGCGTGGATTGAAGGAAGCGGGAATCTAG
- a CDS encoding DNA glycosylase AlkZ-like family protein, producing the protein MRRWESAEETARAFGVMQGQDLHSVRRSLALRAKDHSDAGNIVRGYPMRNTLFAASIKDIGWITELCAKGRKGDTELRAGVTKLIDNPLSRAELKERAATALPDVPFWHVVRVAMESGHAVYSGADQLITPVDLPGLEETFNGDKVAATAELMTRYFRTHGPATLHDFAWWAKLPQRLIRPAAENLAPDIMRCGEVSQDLVSAEIVEMAEARKKQSVLLLGAFDEYILGYQDRLFAMTKEVHEVLVPGNRGVFRRAIVVEGQVRGTWNKQTIEDLGMPGYAMRKVQKLWRDAH; encoded by the coding sequence ATGAGGCGGTGGGAGAGTGCTGAGGAGACAGCCCGCGCCTTCGGCGTCATGCAAGGCCAAGACTTGCATTCGGTGCGCCGGTCACTGGCCTTGCGGGCGAAAGACCATTCAGATGCTGGAAACATTGTGCGTGGGTATCCCATGCGCAATACGCTTTTCGCGGCTTCTATCAAGGACATAGGCTGGATAACCGAACTCTGCGCGAAGGGGCGCAAGGGTGATACCGAGCTGCGAGCAGGGGTAACCAAGCTCATTGACAATCCGCTTTCGCGCGCCGAGCTCAAGGAGCGGGCTGCAACAGCGTTGCCCGACGTACCCTTTTGGCATGTTGTGCGTGTAGCAATGGAAAGCGGTCACGCCGTCTATTCAGGAGCCGATCAGCTCATCACACCGGTGGATCTGCCGGGGCTAGAGGAGACCTTCAACGGCGATAAAGTCGCGGCGACCGCGGAGCTGATGACTCGGTACTTCCGAACGCACGGTCCCGCAACATTGCACGACTTTGCCTGGTGGGCAAAGCTCCCACAAAGACTGATACGGCCCGCAGCCGAAAACCTCGCGCCGGACATCATGCGCTGCGGCGAAGTTTCCCAGGACCTTGTGTCGGCTGAGATAGTGGAAATGGCCGAAGCGCGAAAGAAGCAATCGGTATTGCTGCTGGGAGCATTTGACGAGTACATCTTGGGTTATCAAGACCGTCTTTTTGCGATGACGAAGGAAGTCCACGAGGTACTTGTTCCTGGAAACCGCGGGGTATTTCGCCGCGCCATCGTGGTGGAAGGACAGGTCCGTGGAACGTGGAATAAGCAAACCATCGAGGACTTGGGCATGCCCGGCTATGCAATGCGGAAAGTTCAAAAGTTGTGGCGGGATGCGCACTAA
- a CDS encoding universal stress protein, which yields MLTYKNIAVGTDGSETSLRAVRAAASMARAYDAKLIIISAFYNHAGSMLGAPRGDEAGLPVVSEDMAGTYLTNATRIAESEGAEHIEIVGKSGDPVKALLEVGQDYDVDLFVVGNRGVNSVRGRVFGSVPTELTHKSKVDVVVVNTSEKR from the coding sequence ATGCTTACCTATAAAAACATTGCCGTCGGCACCGATGGCTCTGAAACCTCCCTGCGCGCGGTCCGCGCTGCGGCGTCCATGGCACGGGCGTACGACGCTAAGCTGATCATCATCTCAGCTTTTTATAACCACGCTGGATCCATGCTTGGTGCTCCGAGGGGCGACGAAGCCGGTCTGCCCGTTGTAAGTGAGGACATGGCCGGTACCTACCTGACCAATGCCACCCGTATCGCCGAGTCAGAGGGTGCGGAACACATTGAAATTGTAGGGAAATCTGGAGACCCAGTAAAAGCCTTGTTGGAAGTAGGCCAGGACTATGACGTGGACCTGTTCGTGGTGGGAAACCGCGGCGTGAATTCCGTTCGTGGTCGAGTCTTCGGTTCTGTCCCAACGGAACTGACCCACAAGTCAAAGGTAGACGTCGTCGTAGTTAATACCAGCGAGAAACGTTAA
- a CDS encoding universal stress protein, which yields MSDYNTIVVGTDGSKSSLLAVERAAKIAAAFDSNLIIGCAYYENQEQASKTLRQDSVTILGDEKAEANLKDAKAHAEKFGASKVETAVRPGTPVQALMSIVNDNDADLLIVGNRGINSLTGRLLGSVPADVARQSDCDVMIVHTVS from the coding sequence ATGAGCGACTACAACACGATCGTTGTCGGTACTGACGGTTCTAAGTCTTCTCTCCTCGCTGTAGAGCGAGCTGCTAAGATTGCTGCCGCATTCGATTCCAATCTGATTATCGGTTGTGCTTACTACGAAAACCAGGAGCAGGCTTCCAAGACCCTGCGCCAGGATTCCGTAACCATTTTGGGCGATGAGAAGGCGGAGGCAAACCTCAAGGATGCTAAGGCACACGCTGAGAAGTTCGGCGCTTCCAAGGTAGAAACCGCTGTTCGCCCGGGCACCCCAGTGCAGGCCCTGATGTCCATCGTCAACGATAACGATGCTGACCTGCTTATCGTGGGCAACCGCGGCATCAACTCCCTGACCGGTCGCCTGCTGGGCTCCGTGCCGGCAGACGTTGCTCGCCAGTCTGACTGCGATGTAATGATCGTTCACACCGTCAGCTAA
- the coaE gene encoding dephospho-CoA kinase (Dephospho-CoA kinase (CoaE) performs the final step in coenzyme A biosynthesis.) gives MKLIGLTGGIGSGKSTVATLCRERGWRVVDADGIARDVVKPGRSALAELAAAFGEDILLSDGSLNRKELAQRAFVDKEHTELLNSITHPRIQAETQRQFEEAREEGYDFAVYDMPLLVDNGLDKDMDYVIVVDVAVEERVRRLVASRGLEEDDARRRIAAQVPDEVRLAAATHVIDNNGTLEQLRARAAEVMNRIEAES, from the coding sequence ATGAAACTCATTGGCCTTACAGGCGGGATTGGCAGTGGCAAGTCAACAGTTGCAACGCTCTGCCGCGAACGAGGGTGGCGTGTGGTTGACGCCGATGGCATTGCCCGCGACGTCGTCAAGCCCGGGCGGTCTGCGTTGGCGGAGCTGGCGGCAGCATTCGGAGAAGATATCCTCTTGTCGGACGGCAGCCTCAACCGCAAAGAATTAGCTCAGCGAGCCTTTGTGGATAAGGAACATACCGAGTTGTTGAACTCCATTACCCATCCACGCATCCAAGCGGAAACGCAGCGCCAATTCGAGGAGGCACGTGAAGAAGGCTATGACTTTGCCGTTTACGATATGCCGCTATTGGTGGATAACGGCTTAGACAAAGACATGGACTACGTCATCGTGGTCGACGTGGCCGTTGAAGAGCGCGTCCGTCGCCTCGTTGCTTCACGCGGGTTGGAAGAGGACGATGCGCGCCGTCGCATAGCAGCGCAGGTACCTGATGAGGTGAGACTAGCCGCAGCCACGCACGTCATTGACAACAACGGAACGCTGGAGCAGCTGCGTGCGCGAGCGGCCGAGGTCATGAACCGTATAGAAGCGGAGTCATAG
- a CDS encoding RDD family protein codes for MILDRIGLLLRRGLAWWIDAFLAAAVIVVARWAINALADAPLTGQALEIYNAVALALVFYAYRVWAEATKATSLGKWSLKLEIVATHPGVRAACLRNSWLLLSMLTLTGVPFIVPLLLGVLSVSVLAFGQTPFDMLANCLVERRSQMDTPSFRGTK; via the coding sequence ATGATTCTGGATCGAATTGGCCTTCTCTTGCGTCGCGGCCTCGCATGGTGGATCGACGCCTTCCTGGCAGCAGCCGTGATCGTTGTGGCGCGATGGGCAATCAATGCACTTGCCGACGCCCCCTTAACCGGCCAAGCCCTCGAGATTTACAACGCTGTGGCCCTCGCCCTAGTTTTTTATGCCTACCGCGTATGGGCCGAGGCCACTAAGGCCACTTCGCTAGGAAAATGGTCGCTCAAGCTGGAGATCGTTGCCACCCACCCCGGTGTGCGCGCGGCCTGCTTGCGCAATTCCTGGCTATTACTTTCCATGCTCACACTGACGGGAGTGCCGTTTATTGTGCCGTTGTTACTCGGCGTCCTAAGCGTGAGTGTCCTCGCCTTCGGCCAAACCCCTTTTGACATGCTGGCCAATTGCCTAGTCGAGCGCCGATCTCAGATGGATACGCCTTCTTTTCGCGGCACCAAGTAA
- a CDS encoding class I SAM-dependent methyltransferase — protein sequence MTSPSHANQAYWDSDAANYHAEHPDYLSSFYWCPEMLHEDQAHLLGDVSASSVLEIGCGSAPCTEWLQTRAHFATGFDISRGMLNHAGPGLALTQADALSLPYATGSFDAAFSAFGAFPFLANLDLALSEVSRVLKPGGRFVLSANHPMRWIFPDDPTDLTADISYFDRAYLEQDRDGNLTYAEFHRTIADWFQALQGEGPFLIEDIIEPEWPRDLTTTWGQWSPERGEIFPGTIIFVCRNCR from the coding sequence GTGACTTCCCCCTCGCACGCAAACCAGGCCTACTGGGATAGCGACGCCGCCAATTACCACGCCGAGCACCCCGACTACCTTTCTTCCTTTTACTGGTGCCCAGAAATGCTCCACGAAGACCAAGCACACTTGCTAGGCGACGTCTCGGCTTCCTCCGTACTCGAAATTGGCTGCGGCTCCGCCCCGTGTACCGAATGGCTCCAGACACGCGCGCACTTCGCCACCGGCTTCGATATCTCCCGCGGCATGCTCAACCACGCTGGACCCGGGCTCGCCTTAACCCAGGCCGATGCACTCTCACTGCCCTACGCGACGGGCTCTTTCGACGCAGCCTTCTCGGCGTTCGGCGCCTTCCCTTTTCTTGCCAACCTTGATTTAGCCCTAAGTGAAGTCTCCCGTGTCCTCAAACCTGGCGGTAGGTTCGTCCTCTCGGCCAACCACCCCATGCGCTGGATATTCCCTGATGATCCCACCGATCTGACGGCCGATATCAGCTATTTCGATCGCGCTTATCTGGAGCAAGACCGCGATGGCAACCTGACCTATGCGGAATTTCATCGCACTATCGCGGATTGGTTTCAGGCTTTACAGGGCGAAGGCCCGTTCCTAATCGAGGACATCATCGAGCCCGAATGGCCTAGGGATCTCACCACTACGTGGGGCCAATGGTCGCCGGAGCGCGGCGAAATCTTCCCCGGCACGATTATTTTCGTCTGCCGGAATTGCCGCTAA
- a CDS encoding DUF4259 domain-containing protein, translated as MGTWDTGPFDNHAARELLASLRDGSFDLKAFQKSCAEEPMDSDDAETMIALGALLKLKADALPEGIHREALAPLYTPQSKAWLRRRINSAMRPETSSVYALWETTGELEEWLRTAQDSLP; from the coding sequence GTGGGAACGTGGGATACTGGGCCTTTTGATAATCACGCAGCGCGAGAACTGCTCGCTAGCTTGCGTGATGGCTCTTTCGATCTCAAAGCCTTTCAGAAGTCATGTGCCGAAGAGCCCATGGACTCCGATGACGCAGAAACCATGATCGCACTGGGCGCCTTGTTGAAGCTGAAAGCTGATGCGCTGCCGGAAGGAATCCACCGCGAGGCTCTTGCGCCCCTGTATACGCCGCAGTCTAAAGCGTGGCTGCGCCGCCGCATTAATAGTGCGATGCGACCAGAGACGTCTTCTGTTTATGCGCTGTGGGAGACCACCGGCGAGCTGGAAGAGTGGCTGCGCACCGCGCAGGACTCCTTGCCGTGA
- a CDS encoding App1 family protein — MALSDIMRKAESSLNSITLKRSKRRGWQPLIVGYTGYGTTDQVRIFGRVLMHDPDEGKRDTWGERGYQQFLTIQVGHHDVSVTIGEKTVTGTTDRNGYIDLLIHDHGLEPGWHTATIEAANANAVEVQLLIVDPAAKIGIVSDIDDTVLVTWLPRALTAAWNSWAKRPSKRQPVPGMAEFYAQLQQRFPQAPVFYLSTGAWNTFGSLKKFLSHHGFPTGPMLLTDWGPTETGLFRSGQEHKRVQLRNLLIAYPDMQWILIGDDGQHDPLTYGDVANEHPDRIHSVLIRNLSPQEQLLSHGSLSPLADANEEGHFSIPLIQGANGDAIAAAFDAAHPAE; from the coding sequence ATGGCCTTATCTGACATCATGCGCAAAGCTGAAAGCTCACTTAACTCCATTACTTTGAAGCGCTCCAAACGGCGTGGATGGCAGCCCCTGATTGTGGGATATACAGGTTATGGCACCACCGATCAGGTGAGAATCTTCGGCCGCGTACTGATGCATGATCCTGATGAAGGCAAGAGGGATACGTGGGGTGAGCGCGGCTACCAGCAGTTTCTTACCATTCAAGTAGGACACCATGACGTTTCGGTGACTATTGGGGAAAAGACTGTCACCGGCACCACTGACCGCAACGGATACATTGACTTACTAATCCATGACCACGGATTAGAGCCCGGATGGCATACGGCAACAATCGAGGCCGCAAACGCGAATGCCGTGGAGGTCCAACTACTTATCGTTGATCCGGCGGCCAAGATCGGCATCGTTAGCGATATCGATGACACGGTGCTTGTCACGTGGCTGCCGCGCGCACTCACCGCGGCGTGGAATTCCTGGGCTAAGCGCCCTAGCAAGCGACAGCCGGTTCCCGGAATGGCCGAATTCTATGCTCAGCTACAGCAGCGCTTCCCCCAAGCCCCAGTGTTTTATCTTTCTACGGGCGCTTGGAATACCTTTGGCTCGCTCAAAAAATTCCTGTCTCACCATGGTTTCCCCACGGGTCCCATGCTGCTGACGGACTGGGGCCCAACGGAAACGGGACTTTTCCGCAGCGGTCAGGAGCACAAGCGTGTTCAGCTGCGCAATCTGCTCATTGCTTACCCGGATATGCAATGGATTCTCATTGGCGATGACGGACAGCATGATCCGCTCACCTACGGCGATGTGGCCAATGAGCATCCGGACCGGATCCACTCTGTGCTCATCCGCAATCTGAGCCCGCAAGAGCAGTTGCTCTCCCACGGCTCCCTGAGCCCTTTGGCTGATGCCAATGAGGAGGGCCACTTCTCTATCCCTTTGATTCAGGGCGCGAACGGCGACGCCATTGCCGCCGCATTCGACGCTGCACACCCTGCGGAGTAA